A genomic segment from Gilvibacter sp. SZ-19 encodes:
- a CDS encoding competence/damage-inducible protein A, translating to MQAEIITIGDEILIGQIVDTNSAYIATELNKIGIQVYQITSVQDERQHILDALAKAKARSQVVIVTGGLGPTKDDITKQTFCEFFEDELVENADVVRQIHELFATYVKRKPLPANLTQALVPSKAEVLPNQHGTAPGMWMKQDGVVFVSLPGVPYEMKGLMQDSVLPKLQETFDRPFIFHKTLLTYGEGESSIANRIEAWEDALPAHIKLAYLPSLGRVRLRLSAKGKDKDQVIADVEAQIKALMPMVENIFVGFEEDGAIEEAVAKLLTDMGKTLSLAESCTGGRIAQTFISRSGASAYFKGGITPYETYMKVKLLGVPQELIDKHSVVSAEVAASMATQVKQLFGSDYAISTTGNAGPSLGDSAAPVGTVFIGIAGPEGVITEEHRFGKHRDKVIQRATNKALELLRKQLVKSS from the coding sequence ATGCAAGCCGAGATCATCACCATAGGCGATGAGATCCTTATAGGGCAAATTGTAGATACCAATTCTGCCTATATTGCTACGGAGTTGAACAAGATAGGCATCCAAGTCTATCAGATCACCTCGGTTCAAGACGAACGCCAACACATATTAGACGCCCTTGCTAAAGCAAAAGCTCGTTCTCAGGTAGTCATAGTTACTGGAGGCCTAGGGCCAACCAAAGACGATATTACCAAACAGACCTTTTGTGAATTCTTTGAGGATGAGTTGGTGGAGAATGCGGATGTGGTCCGGCAGATCCACGAGCTTTTCGCAACCTATGTAAAGCGTAAACCACTACCCGCAAACCTAACGCAGGCCTTGGTACCCTCTAAGGCCGAGGTGCTTCCCAATCAACACGGAACAGCTCCTGGCATGTGGATGAAGCAAGATGGGGTGGTCTTTGTTTCGCTTCCGGGCGTTCCTTATGAAATGAAAGGACTGATGCAAGATTCTGTCCTGCCAAAATTGCAAGAGACTTTTGACAGGCCGTTCATTTTTCACAAGACATTATTGACCTATGGCGAAGGGGAAAGCAGTATAGCGAATCGAATAGAAGCTTGGGAAGATGCATTGCCAGCACACATAAAACTGGCTTATTTACCTTCTTTAGGACGTGTTCGGCTCAGGCTATCTGCAAAGGGTAAGGACAAAGATCAGGTCATTGCAGATGTAGAAGCGCAGATCAAGGCCTTGATGCCTATGGTTGAGAATATTTTTGTCGGTTTTGAGGAAGACGGCGCTATAGAAGAAGCTGTGGCAAAATTATTGACCGATATGGGAAAGACCCTCAGTCTAGCCGAGAGTTGCACTGGGGGGCGCATAGCACAGACCTTCATTTCTCGTTCCGGAGCCTCGGCCTATTTTAAAGGCGGTATTACGCCTTATGAGACTTATATGAAGGTGAAGTTACTTGGAGTGCCTCAAGAATTAATAGATAAGCACAGCGTTGTTAGTGCAGAGGTTGCCGCTTCAATGGCTACACAGGTCAAGCAGTTATTTGGGAGCGATTACGCCATAAGTACTACTGGGAACGCTGGTCCTTCGCTGGGAGATAGTGCAGCTCCCGTTGGAACCGTATTTATTGGAATTGCTGGGCCTGAGGGAGTAATTACAGAAGAACATCGCTTTGGAAAACACCGCGATAAGGTGATACAAAGAGCCACAAATAAGGCTTTGGAGCTCCTGAGAAAGCAATTGGTAAAAAGCAGCTGA
- a CDS encoding 3'-5' exonuclease translates to MQLALRRPICFFDLETTGTNVAQDRIVEISILKVFPNGNKESHTWKVNPGVPIPKQASDIHGITDEMVANEPSFKELAPKVMALLKDSDLGGFNSNRFDIPLLAEELLRAEVDLDLKKAMSVDVQTIFHKMEKRTLGAAYKFYCDKNLEDAHSAEADTNATYEVLLAQLERYQDLENDVKYLAEFSSHKNFADFAGFVGFDKEGREIFTFGKYKGTLVEEVLDKEPGYFGWLLNADFPLYTKKVLTRIKLNRFNNKLL, encoded by the coding sequence ATGCAACTCGCTTTAAGACGACCCATTTGTTTTTTTGATCTCGAGACCACAGGAACCAATGTGGCCCAAGACCGGATCGTAGAGATTTCCATATTAAAAGTTTTTCCAAACGGTAACAAAGAAAGCCATACCTGGAAGGTAAACCCAGGAGTGCCTATACCAAAACAAGCTTCAGACATTCACGGTATTACCGATGAGATGGTTGCCAATGAGCCCAGCTTTAAAGAATTGGCGCCTAAAGTCATGGCCTTGCTAAAGGATAGTGATTTGGGAGGATTCAACTCGAACCGGTTTGATATTCCACTCTTGGCCGAGGAACTCCTTAGAGCTGAGGTAGATCTAGACCTTAAAAAGGCCATGTCTGTCGATGTGCAGACCATATTCCACAAAATGGAGAAACGCACCTTAGGTGCTGCCTATAAGTTCTATTGCGACAAGAATTTAGAGGATGCTCACTCCGCCGAGGCCGATACCAATGCCACTTACGAAGTGCTATTGGCTCAATTGGAGCGCTACCAAGACTTAGAAAATGACGTAAAGTACTTGGCCGAATTCTCCTCGCACAAAAATTTTGCAGACTTCGCCGGCTTTGTCGGTTTTGACAAAGAAGGGCGAGAGATCTTCACCTTCGGGAAATACAAAGGAACTCTGGTAGAAGAAGTTTTGGACAAGGAGCCCGGTTACTTCGGATGGTTACTGAACGCCGATTTTCCACTATACACCAAAAAAGTACTAACGCGTATCAAACTGAATCGTTTCAACAATAAATTGCTGTAA
- the rpmB gene encoding 50S ribosomal protein L28 produces MSRVCELTGKRAMVGNNVSHAMNKTKRTFDVNLIKKRFYIPEEDKWITLKISTSALKDINKRGISAVLKEAREKGFLKK; encoded by the coding sequence ATGTCAAGAGTTTGTGAGCTTACTGGAAAAAGAGCAATGGTGGGGAACAACGTATCTCACGCCATGAACAAGACAAAACGCACCTTCGATGTGAATTTGATCAAGAAGCGTTTTTATATCCCAGAGGAAGACAAGTGGATCACCCTTAAGATCTCTACTTCTGCTTTGAAAGATATTAACAAGCGAGGAATCTCTGCTGTGCTTAAAGAAGCCCGCGAAAAAGGATTTCTTAAAAAATAA
- a CDS encoding glycosyltransferase family 2 protein, with translation MTLSVVILNYNVRYFLEHCLYSVVKATRNMEAEIIVVDNASADDSVAMVRDKFPQVKLIESPNNGGFSAGNNLGVAAAKGKYICLLNPDTVVAEETFVKALEKAISLKELGALGVKMIDGTGCFLPESKRKVPFISSAFKKLLGLGSGAGYYQQDIAENDQGEVGVLVGAFMLFRKDRYLEVGGLDERYFMYGEDIDLSYSFTKAGYKNYYLGTTTIIHYKGESTARDKAYWDRFYGAMQLFYDKHFPNRKWLQPLLKIGLWSLKHLAVWSYRNKSTTLLPVKQTVLLSEQLSLRKQLEQMSEFDTLSTRSKSWAFDGAISQTLLVMDTAYIEYEQITRLMQELKNSGNRFRIHPKGSNFILGSDYSDQKGEIIHW, from the coding sequence GTGACCTTGTCGGTTGTCATTCTGAATTACAATGTGCGCTATTTTCTGGAGCACTGCCTTTACAGTGTGGTTAAGGCCACCCGTAATATGGAAGCCGAGATCATCGTTGTAGACAATGCTTCTGCAGATGATAGTGTGGCCATGGTTCGTGACAAATTTCCACAGGTCAAACTTATTGAAAGCCCGAATAACGGTGGTTTTAGCGCCGGGAATAATTTGGGGGTAGCTGCTGCCAAAGGCAAGTACATTTGTCTGCTCAATCCAGATACCGTGGTTGCAGAAGAGACTTTTGTAAAGGCCTTGGAAAAAGCAATTTCTTTAAAGGAACTCGGGGCCTTAGGCGTAAAGATGATCGATGGAACGGGTTGTTTTTTGCCGGAGTCTAAACGCAAGGTGCCTTTTATCTCTTCCGCTTTTAAAAAATTATTGGGCTTAGGTTCTGGGGCTGGCTATTATCAGCAAGATATAGCAGAGAATGACCAAGGAGAAGTAGGAGTTCTTGTCGGTGCGTTCATGCTATTTAGAAAAGACCGTTACTTGGAAGTTGGCGGTTTAGATGAGCGCTATTTTATGTATGGTGAAGACATTGATCTTTCGTACAGTTTTACAAAGGCCGGTTATAAGAACTATTATTTGGGAACTACAACGATCATTCATTACAAAGGTGAAAGCACTGCCAGAGATAAGGCTTATTGGGATCGTTTCTACGGAGCTATGCAGCTCTTTTACGACAAACATTTCCCCAATCGGAAATGGTTGCAGCCGCTGCTTAAGATCGGCCTTTGGAGCTTAAAGCATCTAGCGGTCTGGTCCTATCGAAACAAGAGTACCACGCTATTGCCTGTCAAACAGACCGTCCTATTATCCGAGCAGCTCAGTTTGCGCAAACAATTAGAACAAATGTCAGAGTTCGATACTCTAAGTACGCGATCTAAATCTTGGGCTTTTGACGGCGCTATCTCGCAAACACTTTTGGTCATGGATACCGCCTATATAGAATACGAACAGATTACTCGTTTGATGCAAGAACTAAAAAATTCAGGGAATCGCTTTAGAATACATCCCAAAGGCAGTAATTTTATCCTCGGAAGCGATTATAGTGATCAAAAAGGAGAAATTATTCACTGGTAA
- a CDS encoding fumarylacetoacetate hydrolase family protein, whose translation MKIICIGRNYTKHIEELANERPEHPVVFMKPDTSILLKKNPFIIPEFTQEVHHEVEVLVKINRIGKHIDKKFAHKYYDQIGLGIDFTARDIQNQVKDKGLPWEKAKAFDGSAVIGKWFDKNKYEDLNNLNFSLQRNDTVVQDGNTSLMLWKIDEIIEYVSKYFTLKIGDIIFTGTPAGVGPVAPNDRLVGFLEQDLAFDIKVK comes from the coding sequence ATGAAGATCATTTGCATCGGAAGAAATTACACTAAGCATATTGAAGAATTGGCCAACGAACGTCCGGAACATCCGGTGGTGTTCATGAAACCCGATACTTCAATTTTACTTAAGAAAAACCCTTTTATCATACCCGAATTCACTCAGGAGGTCCATCATGAGGTAGAAGTGCTGGTTAAGATCAATCGCATCGGTAAGCATATAGACAAAAAATTTGCGCATAAGTATTATGACCAGATTGGTTTAGGGATCGATTTTACCGCTCGTGATATTCAAAATCAAGTAAAAGACAAGGGGCTTCCTTGGGAAAAGGCCAAAGCATTTGACGGATCTGCAGTAATTGGCAAGTGGTTTGATAAGAACAAGTACGAAGACCTGAATAATTTGAATTTCAGTTTGCAAAGAAATGATACTGTAGTACAAGATGGGAACACCTCTTTAATGCTTTGGAAAATTGATGAGATCATCGAATATGTTTCCAAATATTTTACATTGAAGATCGGAGATATTATATTTACCGGCACTCCTGCCGGGGTAGGCCCGGTAGCCCCAAATGATCGTTTGGTTGGATTTTTAGAACAAGATCTCGCCTTCGATATAAAAGTTAAATAA
- the recR gene encoding recombination mediator RecR, with amino-acid sequence MDFSSKLLAEAVDEVSLLPGIGKRTALRLVLHLLKQPQGQTLRLAESLTALRSQIQFCENCHNISDSPRCDICSNPNRDDSVVCVVEDIRDVMAIEHTAQFRGKYHVLGGKISPMEGIGPGDLQIDSLVQKVASGLVKEVIFAMSSTMEGDTTNFFIYKQLAPYEVATTTIARGIAVGDELEYADQVTLGRSILQRIPFENSLKSNGS; translated from the coding sequence GTGGATTTCTCTTCAAAATTATTAGCCGAAGCAGTAGATGAGGTTTCGTTACTTCCCGGAATTGGAAAACGAACAGCACTGCGTTTGGTATTGCATTTGCTCAAACAGCCGCAGGGGCAAACCCTGCGATTGGCAGAAAGTCTCACGGCTTTGCGAAGTCAGATCCAATTCTGCGAGAACTGTCATAACATTTCTGACAGCCCGCGTTGCGATATCTGTTCCAATCCTAATCGAGACGACAGCGTGGTTTGTGTGGTAGAAGACATACGCGATGTGATGGCAATAGAACACACGGCTCAATTTAGGGGCAAATATCATGTCTTAGGGGGGAAGATATCACCTATGGAGGGCATAGGTCCTGGCGATCTGCAAATAGATTCCTTAGTGCAAAAGGTGGCCTCTGGACTGGTAAAAGAAGTAATCTTTGCCATGAGTTCGACCATGGAGGGAGATACCACCAATTTCTTTATCTATAAACAATTGGCACCCTATGAGGTTGCCACAACTACTATTGCTCGCGGTATTGCAGTAGGCGACGAATTGGAGTACGCAGATCAGGTCACCTTGGGACGCAGTATACTGCAACGAATTCCCTTTGAAAATTCCCTTAAAAGTAACGGCTCGTGA
- the ftsY gene encoding signal recognition particle-docking protein FtsY, with amino-acid sequence MSFFKKIFTKEKKETLDKGLEKSKASFFDKLSKAVAGKSKVDDDVLDELEEVLVRSDVGVNTTLKIIDRIEARVAKDKYLGTDELNQILREEIAGLLSETHDDQNDPFGLETADKPYVIMVVGVNGVGKTTTIGKLASQYNAAGKSVVLGAADTFRAAAIDQLQIWADRVDVPIVKQKMGSDPASVAYDSVENGKANGADVVIIDTAGRLHNKVNLMNELTKIKRVMQKVVPGAPHEVLLVLDGSTGQNAFEQAKQFSAATEVTALAITKLDGTAKGGVVIGISDQLQVPVKYIGVGEGIDDLQIFDRLEFVDSFFKQ; translated from the coding sequence ATGAGCTTTTTCAAGAAAATATTTACCAAAGAAAAGAAGGAAACCCTAGACAAGGGCTTAGAGAAATCTAAGGCGAGCTTCTTCGACAAACTCTCTAAGGCTGTAGCCGGTAAGTCTAAAGTAGATGATGACGTACTCGATGAGCTTGAAGAGGTTTTGGTTCGATCTGATGTAGGTGTAAACACTACCCTTAAGATCATAGACCGTATCGAGGCCCGTGTGGCCAAAGACAAATACTTGGGTACTGACGAACTCAACCAGATCCTTCGCGAGGAGATCGCTGGTTTATTGTCTGAGACGCATGATGACCAGAACGATCCCTTCGGATTGGAAACTGCAGACAAACCTTATGTGATCATGGTGGTTGGTGTTAACGGTGTTGGGAAGACCACGACCATCGGAAAGCTGGCGAGCCAGTATAACGCTGCTGGTAAATCTGTGGTCTTAGGTGCTGCGGATACCTTTAGAGCCGCGGCCATAGATCAGCTACAGATCTGGGCAGATCGCGTGGATGTACCAATCGTAAAGCAAAAGATGGGAAGCGACCCGGCTTCAGTGGCTTATGATTCTGTAGAGAACGGTAAAGCAAATGGAGCAGATGTGGTGATCATTGATACCGCAGGACGTTTGCACAACAAGGTCAACTTAATGAACGAGCTCACCAAGATCAAGCGGGTGATGCAAAAGGTAGTTCCTGGGGCACCGCATGAGGTTTTATTGGTGTTGGACGGATCTACAGGACAAAACGCCTTTGAACAGGCCAAACAATTCTCCGCAGCAACAGAAGTAACCGCTCTTGCCATCACTAAACTAGACGGAACTGCCAAAGGTGGTGTTGTTATTGGCATTAGTGACCAATTACAAGTACCTGTAAAGTACATTGGTGTGGGCGAAGGTATAGATGACCTTCAGATCTTTGACCGTTTGGAATTTGTGGATTCATTCTTCAAGCAATAA
- the rpmG gene encoding 50S ribosomal protein L33 — protein sequence MAKKGNRVQVILECTEHKESGMPGTSRYITTKNKKNTPDRIELKKFNPILKRMTVHKEIK from the coding sequence ATGGCAAAGAAAGGAAACAGAGTACAGGTTATTTTGGAGTGCACAGAGCACAAGGAGTCAGGTATGCCTGGAACTTCTCGTTACATCACTACCAAGAATAAAAAGAACACGCCAGATCGTATCGAATTGAAAAAATTCAACCCGATCCTTAAGCGTATGACTGTTCACAAAGAAATTAAGTAA
- the rimO gene encoding 30S ribosomal protein S12 methylthiotransferase RimO: MRTKSRKKNKINVVTLGCSKNVYDSEVLMGQLRANNKEVVHEEEGNIVVINTCGFIANAKEESVNTILDFVQQKEDGLVDKVFVTGCLSERYKPDLQQEIPDVDQYFGTTELPGLLKALGADYKHELIGERLTTTPKNYAYLKIAEGCDRPCSFCAIPLMRGKHRSTPIEDLVVEAEKLAADGVKELILIAQDLTYYGLDLYKKRRLADLLKALVQVDGIEWIRLHYAFPTGFPEDVLDVIKQESKVCNYIDIPLQHISTDLLKSMRRGTTFEKTNALLKLFREKVPGMAIRTTLIVGYPGETEEHFQELKQWVADMRFERLGCFTYSHEENTHAYNLEDNVPEEVKQDRANQIMELQAQISWELNQEKIGQEFKVLIDRKEGNHYIGRTEFDSPDVDNEVLLDATSQYLKTGDFVQVKITEATDFDLYGEVVK; this comes from the coding sequence ATGCGTACCAAAAGCAGAAAGAAGAATAAGATCAATGTGGTCACCTTAGGGTGTTCCAAGAACGTATACGATTCCGAAGTGTTGATGGGCCAATTGCGCGCCAACAACAAAGAAGTTGTTCACGAGGAGGAAGGCAATATCGTAGTGATCAATACCTGCGGATTCATTGCCAATGCCAAAGAGGAAAGTGTCAACACCATTCTAGATTTTGTGCAGCAAAAAGAAGATGGCCTAGTCGATAAGGTCTTTGTGACCGGTTGTCTGTCCGAACGCTACAAACCAGATCTGCAGCAAGAGATACCAGACGTTGACCAGTATTTTGGAACTACAGAGCTGCCAGGCCTTTTAAAGGCACTGGGAGCAGATTATAAGCACGAGCTTATCGGTGAGCGCTTAACCACTACGCCTAAAAATTACGCTTATCTAAAAATTGCCGAGGGTTGTGACAGACCTTGTTCGTTCTGTGCAATTCCGCTAATGCGTGGCAAACACCGTTCTACACCTATTGAAGATTTAGTTGTAGAAGCGGAAAAGCTAGCTGCAGATGGTGTTAAGGAACTTATTCTTATTGCGCAGGATTTGACTTACTACGGACTCGATTTGTACAAGAAACGCCGTTTGGCAGACCTACTCAAAGCTTTGGTTCAAGTAGACGGTATCGAATGGATCCGTTTGCACTACGCCTTCCCAACGGGCTTCCCAGAAGATGTGTTGGACGTTATTAAGCAAGAATCTAAGGTTTGTAATTATATCGACATTCCGCTACAGCATATCTCTACGGACCTCTTAAAGTCTATGCGTCGCGGGACCACTTTTGAAAAGACCAATGCTTTGCTAAAGCTCTTCCGTGAGAAAGTTCCTGGAATGGCTATTCGAACTACACTGATCGTTGGCTATCCTGGCGAAACAGAAGAACACTTCCAAGAATTAAAGCAGTGGGTTGCAGACATGCGTTTTGAACGCTTGGGCTGTTTCACCTATTCTCATGAAGAGAATACGCATGCTTATAATTTAGAGGACAATGTCCCAGAGGAGGTGAAACAAGACCGCGCCAACCAGATCATGGAACTGCAAGCGCAGATCTCTTGGGAGCTGAATCAGGAAAAGATTGGGCAGGAATTCAAGGTACTTATAGACAGAAAAGAAGGAAATCACTACATTGGGCGTACTGAATTCGACTCTCCGGATGTAGACAACGAGGTGCTTCTAGATGCGACTAGCCAATACCTTAAAACGGGCGACTTTGTCCAGGTCAAGATCACGGAAGCTACTGATTTTGATTTATATGGCGAAGTGGTTAAATAA
- a CDS encoding dihydrolipoamide acetyltransferase family protein — translation MAKFELKLPKMGESVAEATLTAWLKEVGDTIEADEPVLEIATDKVDSEVPSEVDGVLVEKLFEVDDVIQVGQTIAIIEVDGDEAPASTPEPAAAVVEAPAEVAAVAETVATAQASVAPAQISNSEDRFYSPLVKNIAKAEGISQSELDAIPGSGLVGRVTKNDIMGYLKSRGNSATATPAQTATAVASPASETKKPAAQAAPVSVNGEDEVIEMTRMGKLIAHHMRASVETSAHVQSFVEVDVTNIWNWRNKVKKSFEAREGEKITFTPIFMEAVAKALRDFPMMNIQVDGDRIIKKKNINLGMAAALPDGNLIVPVIKNADQLNLVGMTKAVNDLAGRARNNALKPDEIQGGTYTVTNVGTFGSVMGTPIINQPQVGILALGAIRKVPAVIETSEGDFIGIRHKMFLSHSYDHRVVNGALGGMFVKRVAEYLEAWDMNREI, via the coding sequence ATGGCAAAGTTTGAATTAAAGCTCCCTAAGATGGGAGAAAGTGTAGCAGAAGCTACATTAACCGCTTGGCTTAAAGAGGTTGGCGATACCATCGAGGCCGATGAACCGGTTCTAGAGATCGCAACCGACAAGGTCGATTCTGAAGTCCCTAGCGAAGTGGATGGAGTTTTAGTGGAAAAACTTTTTGAGGTGGACGATGTGATCCAAGTAGGACAAACTATTGCGATCATTGAAGTCGATGGCGATGAGGCTCCTGCAAGCACTCCTGAACCTGCCGCAGCAGTTGTGGAGGCTCCTGCAGAGGTTGCCGCTGTAGCAGAAACTGTCGCAACTGCGCAAGCAAGCGTGGCTCCTGCTCAGATAAGCAATAGCGAGGACCGTTTCTATTCACCACTGGTTAAGAATATTGCCAAAGCAGAAGGAATCTCTCAATCAGAATTGGATGCTATTCCAGGATCTGGCTTAGTGGGTCGCGTGACCAAGAATGATATTATGGGTTATCTGAAAAGTCGTGGTAATAGTGCTACTGCAACTCCGGCGCAAACAGCAACAGCTGTTGCAAGCCCTGCATCAGAAACCAAAAAGCCTGCTGCCCAAGCAGCTCCAGTATCTGTAAATGGTGAAGACGAAGTAATCGAGATGACCCGTATGGGCAAACTCATTGCGCATCACATGCGAGCAAGCGTTGAAACTTCTGCCCACGTACAGTCCTTTGTGGAGGTAGATGTGACTAACATTTGGAACTGGAGAAACAAGGTTAAAAAATCCTTTGAGGCTAGAGAAGGAGAGAAGATCACTTTTACGCCGATCTTTATGGAAGCAGTTGCCAAGGCATTGCGCGACTTCCCGATGATGAATATTCAGGTAGATGGAGATCGCATCATTAAAAAGAAAAACATCAACCTTGGTATGGCTGCTGCCCTGCCAGATGGTAACCTTATCGTGCCAGTGATCAAGAACGCCGATCAGCTAAATTTGGTTGGAATGACCAAAGCAGTTAACGACTTGGCAGGCCGTGCGCGAAACAATGCCTTAAAGCCAGATGAGATCCAAGGCGGAACTTATACGGTTACCAACGTAGGGACTTTTGGCAGTGTTATGGGAACCCCTATCATTAATCAACCTCAAGTGGGGATCTTAGCTTTAGGAGCTATTCGCAAAGTGCCGGCGGTTATTGAAACTTCGGAGGGCGACTTTATCGGTATCCGTCATAAAATGTTCTTGTCGCACTCCTATGATCACCGTGTGGTCAATGGAGCACTGGGAGGCATGTTCGTTAAACGCGTTGCCGAGTACTTAGAGGCCTGGGACATGAATCGCGAGATCTAA
- a CDS encoding Hpt domain-containing protein — protein sequence MSKHYSPESLDALAGGDDEFKAVVAQTFLEEIPTDLRALEEAIAVNNKELAYQFAHKMKPNLEMFGIEVVDDVRAIEAWTKASQPVSAVQDILTKVSGILNTVFDELRADFNL from the coding sequence ATGAGTAAACACTATTCCCCAGAAAGCCTTGACGCCCTTGCCGGCGGAGACGATGAGTTTAAAGCTGTTGTGGCACAAACTTTTCTTGAGGAAATACCTACAGACCTAAGGGCTTTAGAAGAGGCTATCGCTGTAAACAATAAGGAACTCGCTTATCAGTTTGCGCATAAAATGAAGCCGAATCTAGAAATGTTCGGCATAGAAGTCGTGGACGATGTTCGCGCCATTGAAGCTTGGACCAAAGCTTCGCAGCCGGTTTCTGCTGTGCAAGATATTTTGACCAAAGTAAGCGGGATTCTCAATACCGTTTTTGACGAACTAAGAGCTGATTTCAACCTGTAG
- a CDS encoding DUF4295 domain-containing protein: MAKKSVASLQTGSKRLTKAVKMVKSPKTGAYTFVESIMAPDAVNDWLNKQ; encoded by the coding sequence ATGGCAAAGAAATCAGTAGCATCCTTACAGACCGGATCAAAGCGATTGACCAAAGCGGTAAAAATGGTAAAGTCTCCTAAAACTGGAGCTTACACTTTTGTTGAGTCTATCATGGCTCCAGACGCCGTTAACGACTGGTTAAACAAGCAGTAA